In Arvicanthis niloticus isolate mArvNil1 chromosome 10, mArvNil1.pat.X, whole genome shotgun sequence, a single genomic region encodes these proteins:
- the Il19 gene encoding interleukin-19 → MKAQCASHWLLGMTFVLCSVHIYSLRRCLISVDMRLIEKSFQEIKRALQTKDTFKNVTILSTLEDLRNIKPLDVCCVTNNLLTFYRDRVFKDHRETSLEVMRRISSIANSFLYMQKTLEQCQVHRQCHCSQEATNATRIIHDNYNQLEVSSAALKSLGELNIFLAWIDRNHQETSAA, encoded by the exons ATGAAGGCACAGTGCGCGTCTCACTGGCTCCTGGGGATGACGTTTGTTCTCTGCTCAGTTCATATCTACAGTCTTAGGAGATGTCTGATTTCTGTGGACATGCGCCTCATAGAAAAGAGTTTCCAGGAGATCAAGAGAGCCCTG CAAACTAAGGACACCTTCAAAAATGTCACCATCTTGTCCACCCTGGAGGACCTGAGGAACATTAAG CCTCTGGATGTGTGCTGCGTGACCAACAACCTGCTGACATTCTACAGAGACAGAGTGTTCAAGGACCATCGGGAGACAAGCCTTGAGGTCATGAGGAGAATCAGCAGCATTGCCAACTCTTTCCTCTACATGCAGAAAACCCTGGAGCAATGT CAGGTACACAGACAATGCCACTGCAGTCAGGAAGCCACCAATGCAACCAGAATCATCCATGACAACTACAATCAG ctGGAGGTCTCATCTGCTGCCCTTAAGTCTCTAGGAGAGCTGAACATATTTTTAGCCTGGATTGACAGGAATCATCAGGAGACGTCTGCAGCTTGA